From the genome of Halorussus caseinilyticus, one region includes:
- a CDS encoding WD40/YVTN/BNR-like repeat-containing protein — MSERTRRSALKVMGSTIALAAVPGTVNAASGWASASSPVQTTLHDVEYADTGAYAVGGGGDVVERTSNGWQKILDGGASGGGNDLLGSDVTDDGERLWFVGKSGEVGEYDVSTGSLTDRSNPLDSGNNFSDVAVTGNAGSANVFATDQSGKIFYNFDNGTAGKWHSVTPGSGAALPAIDFFDLKDGHAIDTNQKVFETTDGASWQAIGNNDAGVTFYGVDSDGFDDVWVCGGNGTVFHYDGANWTPTGLGNPALRDIEVTTDDGDGYAVGDGGAVFDLTSGTWSQDDTPTGANLKGVVRGSTDIAVGAGGTIIEN; from the coding sequence TGGGCCTCCGCGTCGTCTCCCGTCCAGACGACCCTCCACGACGTGGAGTACGCCGACACCGGAGCGTACGCCGTCGGCGGCGGCGGCGACGTGGTCGAACGAACTAGCAACGGATGGCAGAAGATACTCGACGGCGGTGCCAGCGGCGGCGGCAACGACCTGTTGGGTTCGGACGTGACCGACGACGGCGAACGCCTCTGGTTCGTCGGCAAGAGCGGCGAAGTCGGCGAGTACGACGTGAGTACCGGGTCGCTCACGGACCGCTCGAACCCCCTCGATTCGGGTAACAACTTCTCCGATGTCGCCGTGACCGGAAACGCGGGGTCGGCCAACGTCTTCGCAACCGACCAGTCGGGCAAAATCTTCTACAACTTCGACAACGGGACGGCGGGCAAGTGGCACTCGGTCACGCCCGGAAGCGGTGCCGCGCTCCCGGCCATCGACTTCTTCGACCTGAAGGACGGCCACGCCATCGACACGAACCAGAAGGTGTTCGAGACCACCGACGGCGCGTCGTGGCAGGCTATCGGCAACAACGACGCTGGCGTCACCTTCTACGGCGTGGACTCCGACGGCTTCGACGACGTGTGGGTCTGTGGCGGCAACGGCACGGTGTTCCACTACGACGGCGCGAACTGGACCCCGACCGGTCTCGGCAACCCCGCGCTCCGGGACATCGAAGTCACGACCGACGACGGAGACGGCTACGCGGTCGGTGACGGCGGCGCGGTCTTCGACCTCACCAGCGGAACGTGGTCCCAAGACGACACCCCGACGGGCGCGAACCTGAAGGGCGTCGTCCGCGGTAGCACCGACATCGCGGTCGGCGCTGGCGGGACGATTATCGAGAACTGA
- a CDS encoding pyridoxal phosphate-dependent aminotransferase: MTDASERETAARLADRTRSLERSKIRVMFGLAEEVRRESDRELVRLEVGEPDFGTPDHVIGSAADAAREGATHYTENAGIPPLREAIADTMARESGVEYAPEQVTVKNGAMEALSLSMLALAGPGDEVVVPTPAWPNYVNQVQLAGATPVTVPLSADSGFDLDPERVAAEITDDTAAVILTSPSNPTGRVYDEDAVAEVAAVAAAHDAYLVADEVYGRLTYDREFRGAASYVENPENVVTIDSCSKTYAMTGWRLGWLAGPEPVVDAVTSVGESTTACPSSVSQQAALAALTGPQEPVAEMKAAFEERRDYVVERVAEMPVVSCPRPEGAFYAFLDVSDLSGGSFEVAERLLSEYGVVTAPGDGFGDAGEGYVRVSFANSLDRIEEGFDRIERMVRDER, encoded by the coding sequence ATGACCGACGCCAGCGAGCGCGAGACCGCCGCCCGACTCGCCGACCGGACCCGGAGCCTCGAACGCTCCAAGATTCGCGTGATGTTCGGACTCGCCGAAGAGGTCCGACGCGAGTCCGACCGCGAACTCGTCCGCCTCGAAGTCGGCGAACCCGACTTCGGCACGCCAGACCACGTTATCGGCTCCGCGGCCGACGCCGCGCGCGAGGGCGCGACCCACTACACCGAGAACGCGGGCATTCCGCCGCTCCGGGAGGCAATCGCCGACACGATGGCCCGCGAGAGCGGCGTCGAGTACGCGCCCGAGCAGGTGACGGTCAAGAACGGCGCGATGGAAGCCCTCTCGCTCTCGATGCTGGCGCTGGCGGGACCCGGCGACGAGGTGGTCGTCCCGACTCCGGCGTGGCCCAACTACGTGAATCAGGTCCAGTTGGCGGGCGCGACCCCGGTGACGGTTCCCCTGTCTGCCGACTCCGGATTCGACCTCGACCCCGAGCGAGTCGCGGCCGAAATCACCGACGACACCGCGGCCGTGATTCTGACCAGTCCCTCGAACCCGACCGGGCGGGTCTACGACGAGGACGCCGTGGCGGAAGTCGCGGCCGTCGCCGCGGCCCACGACGCCTACCTCGTCGCAGACGAGGTGTACGGCCGCCTGACCTACGACCGGGAGTTCCGCGGCGCGGCGTCCTACGTCGAGAACCCCGAGAACGTCGTGACTATCGACTCGTGTTCGAAGACCTACGCGATGACGGGGTGGCGACTCGGATGGCTCGCGGGACCCGAGCCGGTGGTCGATGCCGTCACCAGCGTCGGCGAGAGTACCACGGCCTGCCCGTCGAGCGTGAGCCAACAGGCCGCGCTCGCCGCCCTGACCGGGCCACAGGAACCAGTCGCCGAGATGAAGGCGGCGTTCGAGGAGCGCCGGGACTACGTGGTCGAGCGCGTGGCCGAGATGCCGGTGGTCTCGTGCCCCCGGCCGGAAGGCGCGTTCTACGCCTTCCTCGACGTGAGCGATTTATCCGGCGGGAGCTTCGAAGTCGCCGAGCGTCTCCTCTCGGAGTACGGCGTCGTCACGGCCCCCGGCGACGGGTTCGGTGACGCCGGGGAGGGGTACGTCCGGGTGAGTTTCGCCAACAGTCTCGACCGCATCGAAGAGGGATTCGACCGCATCGAGCGGATGGTCCGGGACGAGCGTTAG